From the genome of Aeromonas hydrophila subsp. hydrophila ATCC 7966:
CGAGCTGGGGGAGCTGGGGCTGCTCGGCGCCACCCTGCCGGAGCAGTACGGCTGCGCCGGGGTCAATCACGTGGCCTACGGCCTCATCGCCCGGGAGGTGGAGCGGGTCGACAGTGGCTACCGCTCGGCCATGAGCGTGCAGTCGTCCCTGGTGATGCACCCGATCCACGCCTATGGCGACGAGGCCCAGCGCCAGCGCTGGCTGCCGGGGCTGGCCCGGGGCGAACTGGTGGGCTGCTTCGGCCTTACCGAGCCGGACGCGGGCTCCGACCCTGGCTCCATGAAGAGCCGTGCCGAGCGGGTCGACGGCGGCTATCTGCTGACCGGCAACAAGATGTGGATCACCAACTCCCCCATCGCCGATCTGTTCGTGGTGTGGGCCAAGCTGGATGGCGAGATCACCGGCTTCGTGCTGGAGAAGGGGATGGCCGGGCTCTCTGCCCCCAAGATCGAGGGCAAGTTCTCCCTGCGCGCCTCCATCACCGGCGAGATAGTGATGGAGCGGGTCTTCGTGCCAGAAGCGAACCGGCTGGCGGGGGTGAGCGGCCTCAAGGGGCCGTTCGGCTGCCTCAACAAGGCGCGCTACGGCATCGCCTGGGGGGCGCTCGGCGCCGCCGAGTTCTGCTGGCACGCCGCCCGCCAGTACGGGCTGGATCGCCAGCAGTTCGGCCGCCCGCTGGCCGCCACCCAGCTGTTTCAGCTCAAGCTGGCCAACATGCAGACCGAGATTGCCCTCGGCCTGCAGGGCTGCCTGCAGGCCGGGCGCCTGATGGACGAAGGGCGCTGCCCGGTGGAGCTGGTGTCGCTCATCAAGCGCAACAGCTGTGGCAAGGCGCTGGAGATAGCCCGCGTCGCCCGCGATATGCACGGCGGTAACGGTATCAGCGACGAGTTTCACGTCATTCGTCACGTGATGAACCTGGAGGCGGTCAACACCTACGAGGGGACCCACGACATCCACGCCCTGATCCTGGGGCGGGCCCAGACCGACCTGCAGGCATTTGAGTGATGGGGCCCCTTGCCGGCGTGCGCGTGC
Proteins encoded in this window:
- a CDS encoding acyl-CoA dehydrogenase, which encodes MTRTRFDWQDPFFLDGQLGEEERLIRDAARDYCQARLMPRVLEANRREQFDRTIMNELGELGLLGATLPEQYGCAGVNHVAYGLIAREVERVDSGYRSAMSVQSSLVMHPIHAYGDEAQRQRWLPGLARGELVGCFGLTEPDAGSDPGSMKSRAERVDGGYLLTGNKMWITNSPIADLFVVWAKLDGEITGFVLEKGMAGLSAPKIEGKFSLRASITGEIVMERVFVPEANRLAGVSGLKGPFGCLNKARYGIAWGALGAAEFCWHAARQYGLDRQQFGRPLAATQLFQLKLANMQTEIALGLQGCLQAGRLMDEGRCPVELVSLIKRNSCGKALEIARVARDMHGGNGISDEFHVIRHVMNLEAVNTYEGTHDIHALILGRAQTDLQAFE